The sequence taaagttctaattttgcaatttcttttaaaatcacttaaccattggcgcgcctgggtggctcagttggttgggccacCGACTTCAGcgaaggtcatgatctctcagtttttgagtttgagccacgtgttggctttgtgctgacagctcagggcctggagcctgcttcagattctgtctctccccctctctctacgcctcccctgctcacgctctttgtctgtctctcaataataaaaaaacgttaaaaaaaattttttttaatcacttaaccattgtttttaaagtaaaaatagcgaagcctaaataaaatataactgtattctggggcacctgggtggctcagtcagttaagcgtctcttgatttcagcgcaggttatgatctcacagttcgtgagtcccagccctgcgctgggctctgtgctaacagcatggagcctgcttgggatattcattctctctctctctctctctctctctctctctctctctttctctctctccccattccccactcacactctctcaaaataaataaacttaaaaaaaaactgtattctgAACAATTTCCACTAACTACACTGGCAAAAAAAGAACCAACCCTAATGGTTATACTTTAATAACaactacaaatgaaaaaaaaaaactgctattaTCACAAAGATTATGTATGCACAACTCCTCCTAAAGAATACATAAGGTCCTTACGGGCACAAAAATGAATCTTGCCTTAAATGTAACCATATGTAGAAAACTTAAGATGTCATCTCGTGATCTAAATGAAGGTGGCTAAGTAAtgaacatacttttaaaaatctttaactgTTCTTTGTGCTGTAAAGGAGGATCAACAATAATCTCAATAACACTGGATCCAAGTTCCAGTATGTGAAGTCCCAGCAGCGTGGGACGGCTGTGGAGCCTTCGGCAGAGCCTTGTGTTAGTTAGCTGCAGCCCCACGAACAGGGCCAACTCAGCACTGACACATCTAACTACACCTCTGGCAGAGGAAGGCACTGCTCAAGGCACACCTGCCACTCCAACAAGCAATGTGCCCTGTGTGGGTTCTCAGTGAGGACTATACACCAGCACCATCACAATCTCAACAAAACACCCCACTCTTTAATCTTTGGAAACCAAAACTCTGAGAGGGACCCACgcttgagcattttttaaaagtccagtgAGGAACTAGTGCTTTACCAACTTTTAATATTCAtgttcagaatgaaaaaaaaaaaagggtagcaGCCAAAACTAAGCCTCCTATGTGTGAAGCagatttgtagttttatttattatttagttttgttgaaactgaaatgtcaataaataagaagtaaaaagaatagCAAACAGAAATAGCTTACACAGTGTTTATTTTACACTGAAATGAGGAGCTTCTGTACAATGGAAAGCAGTGTGCCTGGCTCTCAGGCAGGATGCTAAAAGAATGAGCCAGGTCAGATGGAGAACAGACAAACCGCAGAGCTCAGAGAGGTGGGACAGCCAGCTTGATGAAGGGGTCTCAGGAGAAGTGAAGCAAAGAAACTTATCTGCATGAGGAGAAaaggtgggagaaaaagaaaaaaagtggcacaatggaaaaaaggaaaagcaaactaaCAGATGAGAGCAGCACTTGAAACCCAGGCAGGAAGCAGACATGCAAAACCCACTGCCAGCCGCACCTGCAGGACGATGTCCCTCCTCGCCCACCCGTGTCTAGACCCAAGGCCAGCACAGGCCCCTCTGGGTGACGGTCCATCGTCAAGAAGGCCCATGAGTAGAATTCAAAAACAGGTTTTAAGCTAACTCACCTTTCAGAATATTTGAGCATTCTTGATGCCACAAATTTTCCCTATAGAATCACCACATTTTAGCACCAGAAAAGACCTAGAGACAGATGTTCTGATTCACCCCCGCCATTTACAAACGAAGGAAGAGAGGATGGAATTCTCTCTACTTTCCATGGTGACAGTCACGTCTCTAATGGTGATGTGGAAATTCTATAGCCTGTAAGGCAGCAGGCACATGCCACACTCTTTACGCTACCATGTTCACACATGGGTGGGTCTGAAATTTCCAGAGCTTAGGTGGAATTCAGCACTATATTATTAGAATGAAGAGAACGCTCTGTGGAACACTCCAAGTTAGAATTTAGAGAGGCAGAAGAAGTGTAATGCTTAGGTTGGGTTAGCAATACGTGGATTAGTTGTGTATGATCGAAGTTCGCATGTGAACAAGGTATCTACTCTCTCACTGCCTCACACAGTTAAAGGTGAGCCATTAACTGCTTAACTCATACTGTGTAATCGGTGTCTCGTATCCCAATTCTTTGACACCAGCTGTGGTGTTCACTGTGAATATTTCAATGCCGTTTatttaaacacagaaaattaaagCCTCGGTTATTCAGCAGATGAACCATTTCTCTCCAGAAttcttacaggtgaggaagagATCATCTCTCAACCATTCCCTAGGCTGTACTGGATCAATCTCCTCTCAGATCCTCAGTAACCAGACACTTGAGGGTTCCTTAAGTGTATATTTCTTTTACCAAAAATGATCCTATTGTATTTAATCAAATCTCAGGAAACCGATCTTTGATATTTCCGGGGAAGCTCCTGCACCACTGCGTAGCCTTCTAGTTTTACTTGAGCCTAGTTTAATTTCCTAAAAGGGTAGTGCTCAAGCCATTCGTATTTCAGTTCACTGCTTGGTGGGGACAATCTAGCTCAGAGATcatgaaataaacacattctGAAGGGAAAATGATGTGTATAGACTGACTTAATCTACTCGGCTCTTCTATTAGTAGAATGTGAGCAGACAATAACTATCCTAGATTATGCAGAGAGAGCAAACAGAAAGGTGTGAAGATGGAGATTCTGGAGGTAGAAAAGGCAGCAGTGGTGAGTTTATCATATTAGCGTGAGGGCACGGATGTGAGCAGGCAGGGTGGATCAACATTTACATGGAAGTCATATCGTTGAGAGCGTGGTCCAGCTCCTCGCTGATGGCTTTGTACTTCAGTTTCTGAGCGTACAGCTCGTCTATGACCAGGAAGTGGAAGGCAGAGGTGCAAGGGCATGGAGAGTGATCAAGAGATGGAGGGTGAGCGAGGGTGGCACGGACACCATCCCCACACAGCAGCAAGAAAAGGGCAATGCATGAAGGAAGTGATGCCGCAGCAGGTGGCCAATGCAGGAGGCGtgcgttttgtttttaaatgaattgaaacaaaaacaaaaagaacaaaacccattagaaaataaaacaagaaagactCAATATGAAAAATCATAACAAATAGGATTGGTTTCTCAGTAAATCATGTTACACCCTGAATACAACCACAGAAGGCCGTCTCCTGGGTAGGTAATAGAATAGCTTTCCTTTCTATAGCTATATTTTAATTCCACTGGAGTAGTCAGCCATCTGCAACTCTCAACAGTGGAAAAAATTCCCAAGGGCAGTGTTTTGGAAGGACAATTTGTGACTCTGTAATCCTTATCTGGCTCTGCCTTCAAGCCACTGACTTCCTGACCAAACCGGACCACTGGGATGTCGGTTTCTTAGTGTCCTGTGAGCTACTCCTTTGGTCTTCTCACTAACCTACCCTGTTAATGCCCCACGAGGTTTGAAAAGCGAGGACAGCCACACGTTTATGGTGGGGCTCTTGCCAAGTCTGCAATTTAGTTTTTGTAGTGATGAAGGTTTCACACTTTGCTGCACTTTGGCAGACTGTTTTACAACCACCTGtcattctctcttctccactAGCTTGGATGCCTTCGCCAGCCCCTTCTGCCTTTCTTGTATATTCTATgcattctcctttctttccttttcatagcTGACCGGTCACTTCACGAGCCTCAGAGTCCAACATTTAGGATTTCCGTGAGACAAAGGCAGGTGTtactaaaacaaaaacctaaatatcTTAGGGGTGAAAGGCTTGAACATAATCTCAAAACACAATGTCCTattacccccaccccccgctttcAGAATATAGAGTATTTACCAAAATATTAAGGACTTAAAACCACAAGAACCCAACTGTTACATTGAATTCACACTTGGAAGACGAGTTGTGTCTAAAAACGAATCCATGCCACTCTGACAATTAGGAGGTATCAATAAGCAGAGAATACACTAAGTCATTCTCacctaacaacaacaaataaacctGCCCCACTTCTGCACAGTGTGAAGGAAAGCTGGATGGCATTTGCCCTTACAAAGAGACGTGCCTCATCTGGTGGCTAACAGTCATCTGGAGAGCAGAGGACTCAGGTCCAAGAGTTCAAGAGCCACAGAATGAAAACCCCAAAGGACAGGCAGGAAGAGGGCGCAAGAGCAAAGAAGTATATCCAGGAGGATGCACTTGGATTGGCCAAGTGTTCTGCCAGGTCAGTTTTCAACCATAAggactaaattaaaaacaaaacttaagatCTTACCTTCTAAGTCATCAATGCTTTTCTCCAATTTAGTTACTGACCTCTCCGCAAACTCAGCCCGAGTCTCAGCCTGTAACGATTCCATTTATTTTAGTCAAAATCGGGAGGTTTTACATTTCTAGGAGCTACAAATACAGGGAAAACTAGAGAATCAAAATCAAGCACAGCACCCATAAAACGGGTCTGAACACTTCAGTCAGTCACTAGCACAGCGCACTAACTCCAACACCACCTTTGAATATTCCTGACTTGGATCACCATACTTTTGAAATGAAGAAGCCCTGACCAGCTTTATACAAATGGACTCATTTAAAATCCAGTTGGCTTCCTCTAAAACACTCATAGTATTACCTCCTTCAGCTTGTCAGAAAGGACCTTGATCTCTTCCTCATATTTGTCTTCCTTCTGCGAGTACTGTAATTAGAAAGAGCGTTCCAGATGTCAGGCTACAGCTCACTCTATACTCAGGTCTTCTAATACAAAGAAAGCGCCAGCCCAGCCAACAGATGTTGAGGATCCCTTAGGAGGTAACGGAGCCTCTGGTATCAAATGGCACACTACAATACATTCTCTGTTTTCTTGCCTATTGTTTTACATGGGATAAGAACAAGATAACTTAGCCATGTGACACTTGGTTTAAATTGAATTGTTATAGACGAGTCACATACTCGACATAAAAGAtgttctttattaaaaaagagaatctgTTATCCAATAATCATCAGGAAATCACCtcaaaatcatgccatttgctaAACAATATGCTTTCGTCAGCAGGGcctcagaagagaaaaaggatggGTCTTTCGAGCAGCTCTTAAAAGATGCTTCTCCCCCACACCATGCTCCTGGCCTACCTTCTCAGCCTGAGCCTCCAGTGACTTCAAGTTGTTCGTCACAGTTTTCAATTCTTCTTCAAGCTCGGCACATTTGCTAATGTTTTCGATCAGAGGCAGAAAGGGTGGGAGACAAGcccaaggaaggaggagagaaaaaggagagggatgggaaaaaatgaaaaccgAGTCCCAGAGAACAAAGGGCTGCCTTAAAGTAGCCAAATCATCAGGTATTAAAGAACTCAATTGTGCCGAGGACACTGCCTCCTTAAACTTGCGCCAGCAGAAAGGCAGGGTGACAAAAATCCGGTAATTTTGGAGTATGATAATTTGGCTTCTTTTTGGCTGCACCAAAGAgcattttgaaggaaaaacaaaggagttTAAAGGACCCAAAGAAAGCACTTAAAGCAAGACAGAAGACAGCAGAGGGTGTCGTTATACCGAACGAACCAGTAGACACTGGAAGCTGAAAGGCGTCTGGGTTGCAGTTAAACCTAAAACCACACATGAGCCATCAGTACCTTATCCTCTGCAGCCATTAATGCTTTCAAGGTCTGATCCATTATTCTTAATTGTTCTTCCAGCTGTCGAACTTGGCTGTTAGTGGACACAGGAAATGCACAAGGCCATTCTCAAAATCAGTGTGCAGGTAAGGCATGCAGTGATACACGCATTCATACAGACACCCCACACAAGTCCTCCGTGTTCCGTACTCGCAGCTCATCCATGTCGGATGAACACAGGAGGAGCCCGGAGCTGAAACAGGTCAATGTGCAGCTGCCAGAAGGTCATGCTGTTTAGTCACTGCTCTGTAGCACCCCACACACAGCAGACCGGCACGGGGCCCGCTTACCTTTCTGAGAGCTCAGCCCGCTCCTCCGCACGTTCCAGGTCACTCTCAATGATGACCAGCTTACGGGCCACCTGTAGCAGgacaaacacaacacacacacacacataccatggGGCCAGCAAGCTTTGAGTATGGGGGCAGGACACGGAGGTGGGTACTGGCTCCGCCGGCCCCTAGAAGTTCTTATCGACAAATGAGATGACCCTCTTTCCCGTGGATGGGAGAGAAGCAACTCGCTACCCGGAGGGCCAGGGGAGAGCAGACCAGAGGCTTCTGCTCACAAACACTCAGAGTCGCTCGTTTGGGGGAGGCAGTCTGACTTTAAGTCTGACTCAGGTGAAGTCCATTTAATTACAGGGCAGCTAGCCCAAGTgtgcaggaagggagagagaggaaattcaCCATCTTGAAAATAGCAGAATGGTGAGACAAGATGCATCCGATGCTGTGAAGGTGGGGGCTGCCAAAAACCACTGAAAATAATCCTGAGAACTCTATCAATTTAAAGCTCTGTACCTCAACCTCCTCTTTGTGGAGGAGGTTAAAAATGACAACAGGATACCAAGAGAAGCTAACTTGAGATGGGCTGGTAAGATGACTAATGGAGTCAACTCTGTATTTAGCAGAGGAAAGGACCTGAGAGCTTCAAAGGGATCCTTTGAAGCATTTCAAAAGTAGCAGGCATAGTGTAACCTGGaagtaataacagtaataacgATGGTGgtaaataacaataatagaaaaaagGAGTGTCAATGCCATTTCAAGACAGCCGTGACACATTAAGATAAAACTAAAGCAACAGTCATGTTAGCTGTTATCACAGGAAGTTGTTCTCATGGAGACATGGCCAGAAGCTGATTCACCTGTGAACCTATCCTGATAACAGGATTCTACCACCTTGAAAAGAGAGGACACATTGAAAAGGGCCTCTTGAATCTACACGGACTTTAGTGCATGGACTGTGTCCCTATGCTGCCTGAACTGGATCATGTTAGGTGAATCACACCAGGAAGAGCCGCCTGCACGGTGACAGTACGAGACGTTCTTTCCACAAGTGAGGCCCAACTCTCCTCTCTCCTGGCCAAAGGTCTTTTGTCCTCGTCTGGGGGCTGCACAGCTGGGATATCGCAGGGGAAGCTTTGGTCTTTCTCAGTGCTATGGCCTGGCTTCATGATAAAGACTGGGATGCCTCAGCAGGATCAAATAAGAACTGTTTTCTGGAGACAAAGGGAATCTGCTTCTCAAAACCACCCATTTCCACCAAGGAAGCAGATCGTTTCACTGAAGAACGCAAGGCTGTAAGCACTGCTTCCTGGCCCCCACCCAGGCCAATGCAGGGGAGTCTGTGAGGCTCTGGGCCCCAAGATCTGACCTCTTCATACTTGCGGTCGGCATCTTCAGCAATGTGCTTGGCCTCTTTCAGTTGGATCTCctgaatttccattttctcctcatcctttTGGGCTCGACTTTCAATGACTTTCATGCCTCTGAAAAGGAAGACAAGCAGAAGACCCAAGGTTTAGAGGAGACCTCCATAAACCCACACTGCGCTGCACTGGTCCGTGAGGCTTGGTGTAACTGGCAGACCAAAATAGAGCACAGGgctgcttttattttccaaacgATGAAGCAA comes from Panthera tigris isolate Pti1 chromosome B3, P.tigris_Pti1_mat1.1, whole genome shotgun sequence and encodes:
- the TPM1 gene encoding tropomyosin alpha-1 chain isoform X15, whose product is MDAIKKKMQMLKLDKENALDRAEQAEADKKAAEDRSKQLEDELVSLQKKLKGTEDELDKYSEALKDAQEKLELAEKKATDAEADVASLNRRIQLVEEELDRAQERLATALQKLEEAEKAADESERGMKVIESRAQKDEEKMEIQEIQLKEAKHIAEDADRKYEEVARKLVIIESDLERAEERAELSESKCAELEEELKTVTNNLKSLEAQAEKYSQKEDKYEEEIKVLSDKLKEAETRAEFAERSVTKLEKSIDDLEDKFLCFTSPETPSSSWLSHLSELCGLSVLHLTWLILLASCLRARHTAFHCTEAPHFSVK
- the TPM1 gene encoding tropomyosin alpha-1 chain isoform X17 gives rise to the protein MAGSSSLEAVRRKIRSLQEQADAAEERAGSLQRELDYERKLRETAEADVASLNRRIQLVEEELDRAQERLATALQKLEEAEKAADESERGMKVIESRAQKDEEKMEIQEIQLKEAKHIAEDADRKYEEVARKLVIIESDLERAEERAELSESKCAELEEELKTVTNNLKSLEAQAEKYSQKEDKYEEEIKVLSDKLKEAETRAEFAERSVTKLEKSIDDLEDKFLCFTSPETPSSSWLSHLSELCGLSVLHLTWLILLASCLRARHTAFHCTEAPHFSVK
- the TPM1 gene encoding tropomyosin alpha-1 chain isoform X8; protein product: MAGSSSLEAVRRKIRSLQEQADAAEERAGSLQRELDYERKLRETAEADVASLNRRIQLVEEELDRAQERLATALQKLEEAEKAADESERGMKVIESRAQKDEEKMEIQEIQLKEAKHIAEDADRKYEEVARKLVIIESDLERAEERAELSESKCAELEEELKTVTNNLKSLEAQAEKYSQKEDKYEEEIKVLSDKLKEAETRAEFAERSVTKLEKSIDDLEDELYAQKLKYKAISEELDHALNDMTSI
- the TPM1 gene encoding tropomyosin alpha-1 chain isoform X1 — encoded protein: MDAIKKKMQMLKLDKENALDRAEQAEADKKAAEDRSKQLEDELVSLQKKLKGTEDELDKYSEALKDAQEKLELAEKKATDAEADVASLNRRIQLVEEELDRAQERLATALQKLEEAEKAADESERGMKVIESRAQKDEEKMEIQEIQLKEAKHIAEDADRKYEEVARKLVIIESDLERAEERAELSESKCAELEEELKTVTNNLKSLEAQAEKYSQKEDKYEEEIKVLSDKLKEAETRAEFAERSVTKLEKSIDDLEDELYAQKLKYKAISEELDHALNDMTSI
- the TPM1 gene encoding tropomyosin alpha-1 chain isoform X10, which gives rise to MAGSSSLEAVRRKIRSLQEQADAAEERAGSLQRELDYERKLRETAEADVASLNRRIQLVEEELDRAQERLATALQKLEEAEKAADESERGMKVIESRAQKDEEKMEIQEIQLKEAKHIAEDADRKYEEVARKLVIIESDLERAEERAELSESQVRQLEEQLRIMDQTLKALMAAEDKYSQKEDKYEEEIKVLSDKLKEAETRAEFAERSVTKLEKSIDDLEDELYAQKLKYKAISEELDHALNDMTSI
- the TPM1 gene encoding tropomyosin alpha-1 chain isoform X6, which gives rise to MDAIKKKMQMLKLDKENALDRAEQAEADKKAAEDRSKQLEDELVSLQKKLKGTEDELDKYSEALKDAQEKLELAEKKATDAEADVASLNRRIQLVEEELDRAQERLATALQKLEEAEKAADESERGMKVIESRAQKDEEKMEIQEIQLKEAKHIAEDADRKYEEVARKLVIIESDLERAEERAELSESQVRQLEEQLRIMDQTLKALMAAEDKYSQKEDKYEEEIKVLSDKLKEAETRAEFAERSVTKLEKSIDDLEDELYAQKLKYKAISEELDHALNDMTSM
- the TPM1 gene encoding tropomyosin alpha-1 chain isoform X7, whose protein sequence is MDAIKKKMQMLKLDKENALDRAEQAEADKKAAEDRSKQLEDDIAAKEKLLRASEDERDRVLEELHKAEDSLLAADEAAAKAEADVASLNRRIQLVEEELDRAQERLATALQKLEEAEKAADESERGMKVIESRAQKDEEKMEIQEIQLKEAKHIAEDADRKYEEVARKLVIIESDLERAEERAELSESKCAELEEELKTVTNNLKSLEAQAEKYSQKEDKYEEEIKVLSDKLKEAETRAEFAERSVTKLEKSIDDLEDELYAQKLKYKAISEELDHALNDMTSM
- the TPM1 gene encoding tropomyosin alpha-1 chain isoform X13, with the translated sequence MAGSSSLEAVRRKIRSLQEQADAAEERAGSLQRELDYERKLRETAEADVASLNRRIQLVEEELDRAQERLATALQKLEEAEKAADESERGMKVIESRAQKDEEKMEIQEIQLKEAKHIAEDADRKYEEVARKLVIIESDLERAEERAELSESKCAELEEELKTVTNNLKSLEAQAEKYSQKEDKYEEEIKVLSDKLKEAETRAEFAERSVTKLEKSIDDLEDQLYQQLEQNRRLTNQLKLALNED
- the TPM1 gene encoding tropomyosin alpha-1 chain isoform X16 translates to MAGSSSLEAVRRKIRSLQEQADAAEERAGSLQRELDYERKLRETAEADVASLNRRIQLVEEELDRAQERLATALQKLEEAEKAADESERGMKVIESRAQKDEEKMEIQEIQLKEAKHIAEDADRKYEEVARKLVIIESDLERAEERAELSESQVRQLEEQLRIMDQTLKALMAAEDKYSQKEDKYEEEIKVLSDKLKEAETRAEFAERSVTKLEKSIDDLEDQLYQQLEQNRRLTNQLKLALNED
- the TPM1 gene encoding tropomyosin alpha-1 chain isoform X9, which produces MAGSSSLEAVRRKIRSLQEQADAAEERAGSLQRELDYERKLRETAEADVASLNRRIQLVEEELDRAQERLATALQKLEEAEKAADESERGMKVIESRAQKDEEKMEIQEIQLKEAKHIAEDADRKYEEVARKLVIIESDLERAEERAELSESKCAELEEELKTVTNNLKSLEAQAEKYSQKEDKYEEEIKVLSDKLKEAETRAEFAERSVTKLEKSIDDLEEKVAHAKEENLSMHQMLDQTLLELNNM
- the TPM1 gene encoding tropomyosin alpha-1 chain isoform X11 → MAGSSSLEAVRRKIRSLQEQADAAEERAGSLQRELDYERKLRETAEADVASLNRRIQLVEEELDRAQERLATALQKLEEAEKAADESERGMKVIESRAQKDEEKMEIQEIQLKEAKHIAEDADRKYEEVARKLVIIESDLERAEERAELSESQVRQLEEQLRIMDQTLKALMAAEDKYSQKEDKYEEEIKVLSDKLKEAETRAEFAERSVTKLEKSIDDLEEKVAHAKEENLSMHQMLDQTLLELNNM